The DNA region CGACGACCAGGTGAAAGTGTACAAATCCTCGTTTACCGCAATGTATACCGCGGTGACCTCGCACCGTCAGCCGTGCCGCATGAAGTTAGTCTGCGTCGGCCCGGAAGAGAAAATCGTCGGCATCCACGGCATCGGCTTTGGCATGGACGAAATGTTGCAGGGCTTTGCGGTGGCGCTGAAAATGGGCGCCACCAAGAAAGACTTCGACAACACTGTCGCCATTCACCCGACGGCAGCGGAAGAGTTTGTGACCATGCGTTAATTTTCCTGACCCCGTGATTTCACGGGGTTTTTTCTGCACTAAAAAAATGAACAAGTTAGTTCCTCCCCATATGACAACGCTCTCCCGCCGATAAATTAACATCAGCAACAATAATTCCTGTACGAATAGTCTCTATATGCCACTTATTTTTATGACGCTATTCCCCAGTCATAAAAACATTACCTCCTGCGTTAATTGAAGAACCGTTCTGACTTTATATTATCCGACCATTACCCCCAACAGATATGCCTGAGTTCAGGTTATTGGCCCAATACACGTACTGTCAGCACGAGCACTTATTAATTTTAAGACGCTGCATAATAAAATGGGTTAATTCTCAATTTTTATCCAAAATACAGAAATCAGAAAAATCAACAGGCCACTATCTGATATGTTAATCAGGAAACATTCATGTCGTAACAATAAACTTCTTTATTGAGGCGGTATTCTTTTGCATGTATGTCTGGCAGTTCTCTTCAATTTACTCGGGCTGTGGCGGACTGCGCCTACAGCATGAATTTTACAAAAGGAATTAACTATATGAAAAAGCTCACTGGGATTGCATTATCCTTAGGTCTTGCATTATTCACGACACATTCAGCACTCGCGGCTGACGCAACGGTTAACTTTAACGGCACTATTCTGGCAAGCACCTGCCGGGTGGCTTCTGCAGATAGCGTAGTCAACGTCACGATGGGTAACTATGGCCCATCTTATTTTTCTGCACCGGGTACAACGACGTTAGCGGTTCCCTTCGCTATTTCGTTAACAGACTGCCCGACAGCGGCGGGCAGTCCTACGACA from Citrobacter amalonaticus Y19 includes:
- a CDS encoding fimbrial protein, whose amino-acid sequence is MKKLTGIALSLGLALFTTHSALAADATVNFNGTILASTCRVASADSVVNVTMGNYGPSYFSAPGTTTLAVPFAISLTDCPTAAGSPTTALVTFVGTADTTNLAVTGGATGVAIQIKKADNTPIVVNTPDSGMALTTDASQNLNFTANYISTAASVTPGAANGQAQVNISYL